One Thermosphaera aggregans DNA segment encodes these proteins:
- a CDS encoding elongation factor EF-2 produces MVRYKQTSEVLKIMKNVEQVRNVGITAHVDHGKTTLSDSLLGAAGLISEKIAGQALALDYLDVEQKRQMTVKAANVSLYHEYKGKPFVINLIDTPGHVDFQAKTTRALRVIDGAIVVVDAVEGVMTQTEMYLRVALEERVRPILFINKIDRLIKELRLSPNEIQQRLIQIIKDVNSLIGSYADKEFQQAWQLDPAKGQVAFGSARDRWGFTIPMAQQRGIKFSDVVDVYTRGKEAVPELQKVAPLHEAVLDMVVKFVPNPREAQKYRIPKIWHGDVNSELAKYMMDADPNGPLIMLVNDVRVDPHAGLVATGRVYSGTVRAGEEVWLVNARMPQKILQVSLYMGLYRELADEITAGNIAAVLGADKARSGETLVSMNYKDLMTPFEKLRMITESVVTVAIEPKNPSQLTKLIDSLHKLSIEDPSLIIKINEETGEYLLSGVGTLHIEIALTLLKDLYGLDVVSSQPVIVYRETVRDKSQVYEGKSPNKHNRFYISVSPLNEETIRLIQDGIITEDMDARERAKILRDQAGWDADEARRIWAIDENINLLVDMTSGVQYLREIKDTIVQGFRLAMKEGPLANEPVRGVKVVLHDAMVREDPAHRGPALIFPAVRNAIFLGFLPSRPTLLEPIMKLDIRSPMEYIGNITTVLTKKRGKLIDVQQSGALARVIAEIPVAESFDLAELLRSVTAGKAIWGQEFSRWSYIPDSMLMDLIAKIRQRKGLKPEPPRPEDFMSL; encoded by the coding sequence ATGGTTAGGTATAAGCAGACGAGCGAAGTGCTCAAGATAATGAAGAATGTTGAGCAAGTTAGGAACGTGGGTATAACAGCTCATGTTGACCACGGTAAGACAACGCTATCTGACTCGCTACTAGGGGCTGCCGGGCTGATCTCTGAGAAGATAGCTGGGCAGGCACTAGCTCTCGACTACCTCGATGTTGAGCAGAAGAGGCAGATGACTGTTAAAGCAGCTAACGTCAGCCTTTACCACGAGTACAAGGGTAAGCCGTTCGTCATCAACCTTATCGACACACCGGGGCACGTTGACTTCCAGGCTAAGACAACCCGTGCTCTCAGAGTAATAGACGGGGCGATCGTTGTCGTTGACGCTGTCGAGGGAGTTATGACTCAGACGGAGATGTACCTGCGCGTAGCGCTGGAGGAGAGGGTTAGGCCAATCCTGTTCATCAATAAGATTGACAGGTTGATCAAGGAGCTGAGGCTGTCCCCTAACGAGATCCAGCAGAGGCTTATACAGATAATAAAGGATGTTAACTCCTTGATAGGCTCATACGCTGACAAGGAGTTCCAGCAGGCCTGGCAGCTGGACCCTGCTAAGGGGCAGGTAGCGTTCGGCTCTGCAAGGGATAGGTGGGGCTTCACAATCCCCATGGCTCAGCAAAGGGGTATAAAGTTCTCCGACGTAGTGGACGTGTACACCCGTGGGAAGGAAGCCGTGCCTGAACTGCAGAAGGTTGCACCCCTGCACGAAGCAGTTCTCGACATGGTTGTGAAGTTCGTGCCAAACCCGAGGGAGGCTCAGAAGTACAGGATTCCGAAGATCTGGCATGGAGATGTTAACAGCGAGCTCGCCAAGTACATGATGGATGCAGACCCGAACGGCCCGTTGATAATGCTCGTCAACGATGTTAGGGTTGACCCGCACGCGGGGCTGGTGGCTACAGGCAGGGTTTACTCCGGCACTGTTAGAGCTGGAGAGGAAGTGTGGCTTGTCAACGCGCGCATGCCTCAGAAAATACTCCAGGTCAGCCTCTACATGGGTCTGTACAGGGAGCTGGCTGACGAGATAACCGCTGGCAACATAGCAGCAGTGCTGGGAGCTGACAAGGCAAGGTCTGGTGAGACCCTGGTTTCAATGAACTACAAGGACTTGATGACGCCTTTCGAGAAGCTGAGAATGATCACCGAGTCAGTTGTCACAGTCGCCATAGAGCCGAAGAACCCGTCTCAGCTTACAAAGCTCATAGACTCCCTCCACAAGCTGAGCATTGAAGACCCGAGCCTTATAATCAAGATCAACGAGGAGACCGGTGAGTACTTGCTCAGCGGTGTTGGAACACTCCACATAGAGATTGCTCTAACACTGCTTAAAGACCTCTACGGCCTGGACGTGGTGTCCTCGCAACCCGTCATAGTCTACAGGGAGACTGTCAGGGATAAGAGCCAGGTGTACGAGGGCAAGTCCCCGAACAAGCACAACAGGTTCTACATCAGCGTCTCCCCGCTGAACGAGGAAACCATTAGGCTGATACAGGACGGGATCATAACGGAGGACATGGATGCTAGGGAGAGGGCTAAGATCCTGAGGGATCAGGCTGGCTGGGATGCTGACGAGGCTAGGAGGATATGGGCTATTGACGAGAACATCAACCTGCTGGTTGACATGACCTCGGGTGTCCAGTACTTGAGGGAGATAAAGGACACTATTGTGCAAGGCTTCAGGCTGGCCATGAAGGAGGGGCCGCTTGCCAACGAGCCTGTCAGAGGCGTTAAAGTCGTCCTGCACGACGCAATGGTTCGCGAGGACCCGGCTCACAGGGGTCCAGCCCTGATATTCCCCGCGGTGAGAAACGCCATATTCCTGGGCTTCCTACCCTCGAGGCCAACCCTGCTCGAGCCTATTATGAAGCTGGATATTAGGAGCCCGATGGAGTACATAGGCAACATCACCACAGTGTTGACGAAGAAGAGGGGTAAGCTGATCGACGTTCAACAGTCCGGCGCGCTTGCGAGAGTGATAGCTGAAATACCCGTGGCCGAGTCATTCGACCTTGCAGAACTCCTGAGAAGCGTGACAGCAGGCAAGGCAATATGGGGCCAGGAGTTCAGCAGGTGGTCCTACATACCGGACAGCATGCTAATGGACTTGATCGCTAAGATAAGGCAGAGGAAAGGGTTGAAGCCGGAGCCTCCGAGGCCCGAGGACTTCATGAGTCTCTAA
- a CDS encoding nascent polypeptide-associated complex protein, with amino-acid sequence MFSMSPRELKRMLKKMGIDVEEYGDVDRVEIFLKNKKLVITNPQVVAFKTGGQVAFQISGVVKEEEVSAQPAPQQPVAEEVKIPEEDIKFVMEQTGVSYEEARKALVNSKGDIIQAILAIKSAKG; translated from the coding sequence GTGTTTTCCATGAGCCCGAGAGAGCTTAAGCGGATGCTTAAGAAAATGGGTATTGATGTTGAAGAATACGGTGATGTTGACAGGGTTGAGATTTTCCTGAAGAACAAGAAGCTGGTTATAACCAACCCGCAGGTTGTTGCGTTCAAAACAGGGGGTCAGGTCGCATTCCAAATCTCAGGCGTGGTGAAGGAGGAAGAGGTTTCAGCGCAGCCGGCTCCTCAGCAACCGGTTGCTGAGGAGGTTAAAATACCTGAGGAAGACATCAAGTTCGTCATGGAGCAGACAGGGGTTTCATACGAGGAGGCTCGCAAAGCCCTTGTTAATTCGAAAGGGGATATCATCCAAGCAATACTAGCTATCAAGTCTGCAAAGGGTTAG
- a CDS encoding MBL fold metallo-hydrolase, which produces MTVKLRILGGGREVGRAAYLLEGKEKVLFDYGVNFDEKDMPQLPLHVRPVDLDAVVISHAHLDHVGAAPYLFITGKPKIYSTRPTLDIARLLTIDFLKLNAAVIEYDMLEFEKMYSSTVFVDYQESVEQGFKLVFSNAGHILGSTMVYLETSTGERILYTGDVNNISTWTLSGADFLPASVDTIIMESTYGGRNHPKRHLVEKRFVETVEEVVDKGGTVLIPAFSVGRSQELMTLLTSELPYVDVYIDGMVKDISEIYLKHRKFLRDPSLFMKTVENVNFVTKASERKKLVNKPCVIIASAGMLKGGPSVYYFKKIADNPRNAVLLVSYQAPASNGHKLLEEGRLPEMELNEVKARVEWYDFSSHAGRDGLAEIAEKYKASVKNIVLIHGGDDDQEALRKELSERLGGDVNIIAPRTGDEIVLSP; this is translated from the coding sequence TTGACGGTTAAGCTAAGGATTTTAGGCGGCGGCAGGGAAGTAGGCAGGGCTGCATACCTCCTAGAAGGCAAGGAGAAAGTGCTTTTCGACTACGGGGTAAACTTTGACGAGAAGGATATGCCGCAGCTGCCTCTCCACGTGAGGCCTGTCGACCTTGACGCTGTCGTAATCTCGCACGCCCACTTAGACCATGTGGGTGCAGCTCCATACCTGTTCATCACCGGTAAGCCAAAGATATACTCGACACGCCCAACCCTTGACATAGCTAGGCTTCTAACAATAGACTTCCTCAAGCTCAACGCCGCGGTGATCGAGTACGACATGCTGGAGTTTGAGAAAATGTACTCCAGCACGGTCTTCGTCGACTACCAGGAGTCTGTTGAGCAGGGTTTCAAACTAGTGTTTTCAAACGCGGGCCACATCTTAGGTAGCACCATGGTCTATCTCGAAACCTCAACCGGGGAGAGAATCCTTTACACGGGAGATGTTAACAATATCTCCACCTGGACACTCTCCGGAGCTGATTTCCTGCCCGCGAGCGTTGACACTATTATTATGGAGTCAACCTACGGCGGGAGGAACCATCCTAAGAGGCATTTAGTGGAGAAAAGGTTTGTCGAAACGGTTGAGGAGGTTGTGGACAAGGGGGGCACAGTACTGATACCTGCCTTCAGCGTTGGCAGGAGCCAGGAGTTGATGACCCTTCTCACGAGCGAGCTACCATATGTTGACGTCTACATCGACGGCATGGTTAAAGACATCAGCGAGATCTACTTGAAACACAGGAAGTTCCTTAGAGACCCCAGCTTGTTCATGAAAACCGTGGAGAACGTTAACTTCGTAACCAAGGCGAGCGAGAGGAAGAAGCTTGTCAACAAGCCCTGCGTGATAATAGCCTCCGCTGGAATGTTGAAGGGCGGTCCAAGCGTGTACTATTTCAAGAAGATTGCGGATAACCCGAGGAACGCTGTCCTCCTGGTGAGCTATCAAGCACCAGCGAGCAATGGTCACAAGCTCCTCGAGGAGGGCAGGCTCCCGGAGATGGAGCTTAACGAGGTTAAGGCCAGGGTTGAGTGGTATGATTTCTCAAGCCACGCTGGGAGGGACGGCCTCGCGGAGATAGCTGAGAAGTACAAGGCAAGCGTGAAAAACATCGTCCTGATCCACGGGGGAGACGACGACCAGGAAGCCCTCAGGAAGGAGCTGAGCGAGAGGCTTGGGGGAGACGTCAACATCATCGCGCCCAGGACGGGTGACGAGATAGTTCTGAGCCCGTGA